In Citrus sinensis cultivar Valencia sweet orange chromosome 4, DVS_A1.0, whole genome shotgun sequence, one DNA window encodes the following:
- the LOC102622382 gene encoding putative RING-type E3 ubiquitin transferase C3H69 isoform X4 produces the protein MSKRVLCKFFAHGACLKGEHCEFSHDWKDPPNNICTYYQKGFCSYASRCRYEHVKPSRSESAASSSSSVSHPSRATSSGITKVPGVMPELSALSRPFLPPNKTAWNPESVCNDSLENDEVDEPRNLKPADRSICSFAAAGNCPRGEKCPHIHGDTCPTCGKQCLHPFRPEEREEHMKSCEKKQKHLEALRRSQEIECSVCLDRVLSKPTAAERKFGLLSECDHPFCISCIRNWRSSSPTSGMDVNTALRACPICRKLSYFVIPSVIWYYTPEEKQEIIDSYKSKLKSIDCKHFNFGNGNCPFGTSCFYKEFWSQLCMGVTLLLESGKCLYTVCQIHIHFHVCYIIRHAYTDGRLEEVVLRHLGSDDGSTVIAKDIRLSEFLTNMHIR, from the exons ATGTCCAAGAg GGTCCTTTGCAAGTTCTTTGCTCATGGAGCATGTCTGAAAGGCGAGCATTGTGAATTTTCACATGATTGGAAGGATCCACCAAATAAT ATATGCACTTATTATCAGAAAGGGTTCTGCTCTTATGCTAGTCGGTGCAGATATGAGCATGTCAAACCTTCTCGGTCAGAGTCGGCTGCTTCATCTTCCTCATCAGTTTCTCATCCTTCAAGAGCTACATCAAGTGGGATAACTAAAGTTCCAGGTGTCATGCCAGAGCTATCTGCACTGAGTAGACCTTTTCTTCCTCCTAATAAGACAGCATGGAATCCGGAGTCTGTGTGCAATGATTCTTTAGAGAATGATGAGGTTGACGAGCCCAGGAATCTAAAACCTGCTGACCGTTCTATCTGTTCATTTGCTGCTGCTGGTAATTGTCCTCGTGGGGAAAAATGTCCTCATATTCATGGAGACACATGCCCAACTTGTGGGAAGCAATGCTTGCATCCTTTCAGACctgaagaaagagaagagcATATGAAATCTTGtgagaaaaagcaaaagcaccTTGAAGCTCTAAGACGTAGCCAAGAAATTGAATGCAGTGTGTGTTTGGATCGTGTATTATCAAAGCCTACGGCAGCTGAACGAAAATTTGGGTTGCTATCTGAATGTGATCATCCATTCTGTATATCCTGTATCAGGAATTGGCGTAGTAGTTCTCCAACCTCTGGAATGGATGTCAATACTGCACTGAGGGCTTGTCCAATTTGCCGGAAGCTATCATATTTTGTAATTCCAAGTGTCATTTGGTATTACACACCAGAAGAAAAACAGGAAATTATTGATAGCTACAAGTCGAAACTCAA GTCAATCGATTGCAAGCACTTTAACTTTGGTAATGGCAACTGCCCATTTGGAACTAGTTGTTTCTACAAG GAGTTCTGGTCCCAGCTATGTATGGGAGTAACATTGCTGTTGGAGAGTGGGAAATGTCTATATACTGTATGTCAGATCCATATCCATTTCCACGTCTGCTATATAATAAGG CATGCCTATACAGATGGTCGTTTGGAGGAAGTTGTTCTGCGTCACCTTGGGTCAGACGATGGAAGCACTGTGATAGCTAAAGATATCAG GTTGTCAGAGTTCCTTACTAATATGCACATAAGGTGA
- the LOC102622382 gene encoding putative RING-type E3 ubiquitin transferase C3H69 isoform X7, with protein sequence MSKRVLCKFFAHGACLKGEHCEFSHDWKDPPNNICTYYQKGFCSYASRCRYEHVKPSRSESAASSSSSVSHPSRATSSGITKVPGVMPELSALSRPFLPPNKTAWNPESVCNDSLENDEVDEPRNLKPADRSICSFAAAGNCPRGEKCPHIHGDTCPTCGKQCLHPFRPEEREEHMKSCEKKQKHLEALRRSQEIECSVCLDRVLSKPTAAERKFGLLSECDHPFCISCIRNWRSSSPTSGMDVNTALRACPICRKLSYFVIPSVIWYYTPEEKQEIIDSYKSKLKSIDCKHFNFGNGNCPFGTSCFYKHAYTDGRLEEVVLRHLGSDDGSTVIAKDIRLSEFLTNMHIR encoded by the exons ATGTCCAAGAg GGTCCTTTGCAAGTTCTTTGCTCATGGAGCATGTCTGAAAGGCGAGCATTGTGAATTTTCACATGATTGGAAGGATCCACCAAATAAT ATATGCACTTATTATCAGAAAGGGTTCTGCTCTTATGCTAGTCGGTGCAGATATGAGCATGTCAAACCTTCTCGGTCAGAGTCGGCTGCTTCATCTTCCTCATCAGTTTCTCATCCTTCAAGAGCTACATCAAGTGGGATAACTAAAGTTCCAGGTGTCATGCCAGAGCTATCTGCACTGAGTAGACCTTTTCTTCCTCCTAATAAGACAGCATGGAATCCGGAGTCTGTGTGCAATGATTCTTTAGAGAATGATGAGGTTGACGAGCCCAGGAATCTAAAACCTGCTGACCGTTCTATCTGTTCATTTGCTGCTGCTGGTAATTGTCCTCGTGGGGAAAAATGTCCTCATATTCATGGAGACACATGCCCAACTTGTGGGAAGCAATGCTTGCATCCTTTCAGACctgaagaaagagaagagcATATGAAATCTTGtgagaaaaagcaaaagcaccTTGAAGCTCTAAGACGTAGCCAAGAAATTGAATGCAGTGTGTGTTTGGATCGTGTATTATCAAAGCCTACGGCAGCTGAACGAAAATTTGGGTTGCTATCTGAATGTGATCATCCATTCTGTATATCCTGTATCAGGAATTGGCGTAGTAGTTCTCCAACCTCTGGAATGGATGTCAATACTGCACTGAGGGCTTGTCCAATTTGCCGGAAGCTATCATATTTTGTAATTCCAAGTGTCATTTGGTATTACACACCAGAAGAAAAACAGGAAATTATTGATAGCTACAAGTCGAAACTCAA GTCAATCGATTGCAAGCACTTTAACTTTGGTAATGGCAACTGCCCATTTGGAACTAGTTGTTTCTACAAG CATGCCTATACAGATGGTCGTTTGGAGGAAGTTGTTCTGCGTCACCTTGGGTCAGACGATGGAAGCACTGTGATAGCTAAAGATATCAG GTTGTCAGAGTTCCTTACTAATATGCACATAAGGTGA
- the LOC102622382 gene encoding putative RING-type E3 ubiquitin transferase C3H69 isoform X3, translated as MSKRVLCKFFAHGACLKGEHCEFSHDWKDPPNNICTYYQKGFCSYASRCRYEHVKPSRSESAASSSSSVSHPSRATSSGITKVPGVMPELSALSRPFLPPNKTAWNPESVCNDSLENDEVDEPRNLKPADRSICSFAAAGNCPRGEKCPHIHGDTCPTCGKQCLHPFRPEEREEHMKSCEKKQKHLEALRRSQEIECSVCLDRVLSKPTAAERKFGLLSECDHPFCISCIRNWRSSSPTSGMDVNTALRACPICRKLSYFVIPSVIWYYTPEEKQEIIDSYKSKLKSIDCKHFNFGNGNCPFGTSCFYKHMVKPGSYMWKYHRPPPRRPPPFRPPPSRSNVVDMDSFIDAFGDLLGEDEPDFFDAENEVRMALDVEMALLLTQLDFDSSDSSDYESYLD; from the exons ATGTCCAAGAg GGTCCTTTGCAAGTTCTTTGCTCATGGAGCATGTCTGAAAGGCGAGCATTGTGAATTTTCACATGATTGGAAGGATCCACCAAATAAT ATATGCACTTATTATCAGAAAGGGTTCTGCTCTTATGCTAGTCGGTGCAGATATGAGCATGTCAAACCTTCTCGGTCAGAGTCGGCTGCTTCATCTTCCTCATCAGTTTCTCATCCTTCAAGAGCTACATCAAGTGGGATAACTAAAGTTCCAGGTGTCATGCCAGAGCTATCTGCACTGAGTAGACCTTTTCTTCCTCCTAATAAGACAGCATGGAATCCGGAGTCTGTGTGCAATGATTCTTTAGAGAATGATGAGGTTGACGAGCCCAGGAATCTAAAACCTGCTGACCGTTCTATCTGTTCATTTGCTGCTGCTGGTAATTGTCCTCGTGGGGAAAAATGTCCTCATATTCATGGAGACACATGCCCAACTTGTGGGAAGCAATGCTTGCATCCTTTCAGACctgaagaaagagaagagcATATGAAATCTTGtgagaaaaagcaaaagcaccTTGAAGCTCTAAGACGTAGCCAAGAAATTGAATGCAGTGTGTGTTTGGATCGTGTATTATCAAAGCCTACGGCAGCTGAACGAAAATTTGGGTTGCTATCTGAATGTGATCATCCATTCTGTATATCCTGTATCAGGAATTGGCGTAGTAGTTCTCCAACCTCTGGAATGGATGTCAATACTGCACTGAGGGCTTGTCCAATTTGCCGGAAGCTATCATATTTTGTAATTCCAAGTGTCATTTGGTATTACACACCAGAAGAAAAACAGGAAATTATTGATAGCTACAAGTCGAAACTCAA GTCAATCGATTGCAAGCACTTTAACTTTGGTAATGGCAACTGCCCATTTGGAACTAGTTGTTTCTACAAG CATATGGTCAAGCCTGGTTCTTACATGTGGAAATATCACAGGCCACCTCCACGCAGGCCACCTCCATTCAGGCCACCTCCATCAAGATCCAATGTTGTGGATATGGATTCATTTATTGATGCGTTCGGGGACTTACTTGGGGAAGATGAACCTGATTTTTTTGATGCTGAAAATGAAGTTAGAATGGCTTTGGATGTGGAGATGGCTTTGTTATTAACGCAACTAGATTTTGACTCAAGTGACTCGAGTGATTATGAGAGTTATTTAGATTAA
- the LOC102622382 gene encoding putative RING-type E3 ubiquitin transferase C3H69 isoform X2, translated as MSKRVLCKFFAHGACLKGEHCEFSHDWKDPPNNICTYYQKGFCSYASRCRYEHVKPSRSESAASSSSSVSHPSRATSSGITKVPGVMPELSALSRPFLPPNKTAWNPESVCNDSLENDEVDEPRNLKPADRSICSFAAAGNCPRGEKCPHIHGDTCPTCGKQCLHPFRPEEREEHMKSCEKKQKHLEALRRSQEIECSVCLDRVLSKPTAAERKFGLLSECDHPFCISCIRNWRSSSPTSGMDVNTALRACPICRKLSYFVIPSVIWYYTPEEKQEIIDSYKSKLKSIDCKHFNFGNGNCPFGTSCFYKEFWSQLCMGVTLLLESGKCLYTHMVKPGSYMWKYHRPPPRRPPPFRPPPSRSNVVDMDSFIDAFGDLLGEDEPDFFDAENEVRMALDVEMALLLTQLDFDSSDSSDYESYLD; from the exons ATGTCCAAGAg GGTCCTTTGCAAGTTCTTTGCTCATGGAGCATGTCTGAAAGGCGAGCATTGTGAATTTTCACATGATTGGAAGGATCCACCAAATAAT ATATGCACTTATTATCAGAAAGGGTTCTGCTCTTATGCTAGTCGGTGCAGATATGAGCATGTCAAACCTTCTCGGTCAGAGTCGGCTGCTTCATCTTCCTCATCAGTTTCTCATCCTTCAAGAGCTACATCAAGTGGGATAACTAAAGTTCCAGGTGTCATGCCAGAGCTATCTGCACTGAGTAGACCTTTTCTTCCTCCTAATAAGACAGCATGGAATCCGGAGTCTGTGTGCAATGATTCTTTAGAGAATGATGAGGTTGACGAGCCCAGGAATCTAAAACCTGCTGACCGTTCTATCTGTTCATTTGCTGCTGCTGGTAATTGTCCTCGTGGGGAAAAATGTCCTCATATTCATGGAGACACATGCCCAACTTGTGGGAAGCAATGCTTGCATCCTTTCAGACctgaagaaagagaagagcATATGAAATCTTGtgagaaaaagcaaaagcaccTTGAAGCTCTAAGACGTAGCCAAGAAATTGAATGCAGTGTGTGTTTGGATCGTGTATTATCAAAGCCTACGGCAGCTGAACGAAAATTTGGGTTGCTATCTGAATGTGATCATCCATTCTGTATATCCTGTATCAGGAATTGGCGTAGTAGTTCTCCAACCTCTGGAATGGATGTCAATACTGCACTGAGGGCTTGTCCAATTTGCCGGAAGCTATCATATTTTGTAATTCCAAGTGTCATTTGGTATTACACACCAGAAGAAAAACAGGAAATTATTGATAGCTACAAGTCGAAACTCAA GTCAATCGATTGCAAGCACTTTAACTTTGGTAATGGCAACTGCCCATTTGGAACTAGTTGTTTCTACAAG GAGTTCTGGTCCCAGCTATGTATGGGAGTAACATTGCTGTTGGAGAGTGGGAAATGTCTATATACT CATATGGTCAAGCCTGGTTCTTACATGTGGAAATATCACAGGCCACCTCCACGCAGGCCACCTCCATTCAGGCCACCTCCATCAAGATCCAATGTTGTGGATATGGATTCATTTATTGATGCGTTCGGGGACTTACTTGGGGAAGATGAACCTGATTTTTTTGATGCTGAAAATGAAGTTAGAATGGCTTTGGATGTGGAGATGGCTTTGTTATTAACGCAACTAGATTTTGACTCAAGTGACTCGAGTGATTATGAGAGTTATTTAGATTAA
- the LOC102622382 gene encoding putative RING-type E3 ubiquitin transferase C3H69 isoform X1: protein MSKRVLCKFFAHGACLKGEHCEFSHDWKDPPNNICTYYQKGFCSYASRCRYEHVKPSRSESAASSSSSVSHPSRATSSGITKVPGVMPELSALSRPFLPPNKTAWNPESVCNDSLENDEVDEPRNLKPADRSICSFAAAGNCPRGEKCPHIHGDTCPTCGKQCLHPFRPEEREEHMKSCEKKQKHLEALRRSQEIECSVCLDRVLSKPTAAERKFGLLSECDHPFCISCIRNWRSSSPTSGMDVNTALRACPICRKLSYFVIPSVIWYYTPEEKQEIIDSYKSKLKSIDCKHFNFGNGNCPFGTSCFYKEFWSQLCMGVTLLLESGKCLYTVCQIHIHFHVCYIIRHMVKPGSYMWKYHRPPPRRPPPFRPPPSRSNVVDMDSFIDAFGDLLGEDEPDFFDAENEVRMALDVEMALLLTQLDFDSSDSSDYESYLD, encoded by the exons ATGTCCAAGAg GGTCCTTTGCAAGTTCTTTGCTCATGGAGCATGTCTGAAAGGCGAGCATTGTGAATTTTCACATGATTGGAAGGATCCACCAAATAAT ATATGCACTTATTATCAGAAAGGGTTCTGCTCTTATGCTAGTCGGTGCAGATATGAGCATGTCAAACCTTCTCGGTCAGAGTCGGCTGCTTCATCTTCCTCATCAGTTTCTCATCCTTCAAGAGCTACATCAAGTGGGATAACTAAAGTTCCAGGTGTCATGCCAGAGCTATCTGCACTGAGTAGACCTTTTCTTCCTCCTAATAAGACAGCATGGAATCCGGAGTCTGTGTGCAATGATTCTTTAGAGAATGATGAGGTTGACGAGCCCAGGAATCTAAAACCTGCTGACCGTTCTATCTGTTCATTTGCTGCTGCTGGTAATTGTCCTCGTGGGGAAAAATGTCCTCATATTCATGGAGACACATGCCCAACTTGTGGGAAGCAATGCTTGCATCCTTTCAGACctgaagaaagagaagagcATATGAAATCTTGtgagaaaaagcaaaagcaccTTGAAGCTCTAAGACGTAGCCAAGAAATTGAATGCAGTGTGTGTTTGGATCGTGTATTATCAAAGCCTACGGCAGCTGAACGAAAATTTGGGTTGCTATCTGAATGTGATCATCCATTCTGTATATCCTGTATCAGGAATTGGCGTAGTAGTTCTCCAACCTCTGGAATGGATGTCAATACTGCACTGAGGGCTTGTCCAATTTGCCGGAAGCTATCATATTTTGTAATTCCAAGTGTCATTTGGTATTACACACCAGAAGAAAAACAGGAAATTATTGATAGCTACAAGTCGAAACTCAA GTCAATCGATTGCAAGCACTTTAACTTTGGTAATGGCAACTGCCCATTTGGAACTAGTTGTTTCTACAAG GAGTTCTGGTCCCAGCTATGTATGGGAGTAACATTGCTGTTGGAGAGTGGGAAATGTCTATATACTGTATGTCAGATCCATATCCATTTCCACGTCTGCTATATAATAAGG CATATGGTCAAGCCTGGTTCTTACATGTGGAAATATCACAGGCCACCTCCACGCAGGCCACCTCCATTCAGGCCACCTCCATCAAGATCCAATGTTGTGGATATGGATTCATTTATTGATGCGTTCGGGGACTTACTTGGGGAAGATGAACCTGATTTTTTTGATGCTGAAAATGAAGTTAGAATGGCTTTGGATGTGGAGATGGCTTTGTTATTAACGCAACTAGATTTTGACTCAAGTGACTCGAGTGATTATGAGAGTTATTTAGATTAA
- the LOC102622382 gene encoding putative RING-type E3 ubiquitin transferase C3H69 isoform X8, whose amino-acid sequence MSKRVLCKFFAHGACLKGEHCEFSHDWKDPPNNICTYYQKGFCSYASRCRYEHVKPSRSESAASSSSSVSHPSRATSSGITKVPGVMPELSALSRPFLPPNKTAWNPESVCNDSLENDEVDEPRNLKPADRSICSFAAAGNCPRGEKCPHIHGDTCPTCGKQCLHPFRPEEREEHMKSCEKKQKHLEALRRSQEIECSVCLDRVLSKPTAAERKFGLLSECDHPFCISCIRNWRSSSPTSGMDVNTALRACPICRKLSYFVIPSVIWYYTPEEKQEIIDSYKSKLKSIDCKHFNFGNGNCPFGTSCFYKATSTQATSIQATSIKIQCCGYGFIY is encoded by the exons ATGTCCAAGAg GGTCCTTTGCAAGTTCTTTGCTCATGGAGCATGTCTGAAAGGCGAGCATTGTGAATTTTCACATGATTGGAAGGATCCACCAAATAAT ATATGCACTTATTATCAGAAAGGGTTCTGCTCTTATGCTAGTCGGTGCAGATATGAGCATGTCAAACCTTCTCGGTCAGAGTCGGCTGCTTCATCTTCCTCATCAGTTTCTCATCCTTCAAGAGCTACATCAAGTGGGATAACTAAAGTTCCAGGTGTCATGCCAGAGCTATCTGCACTGAGTAGACCTTTTCTTCCTCCTAATAAGACAGCATGGAATCCGGAGTCTGTGTGCAATGATTCTTTAGAGAATGATGAGGTTGACGAGCCCAGGAATCTAAAACCTGCTGACCGTTCTATCTGTTCATTTGCTGCTGCTGGTAATTGTCCTCGTGGGGAAAAATGTCCTCATATTCATGGAGACACATGCCCAACTTGTGGGAAGCAATGCTTGCATCCTTTCAGACctgaagaaagagaagagcATATGAAATCTTGtgagaaaaagcaaaagcaccTTGAAGCTCTAAGACGTAGCCAAGAAATTGAATGCAGTGTGTGTTTGGATCGTGTATTATCAAAGCCTACGGCAGCTGAACGAAAATTTGGGTTGCTATCTGAATGTGATCATCCATTCTGTATATCCTGTATCAGGAATTGGCGTAGTAGTTCTCCAACCTCTGGAATGGATGTCAATACTGCACTGAGGGCTTGTCCAATTTGCCGGAAGCTATCATATTTTGTAATTCCAAGTGTCATTTGGTATTACACACCAGAAGAAAAACAGGAAATTATTGATAGCTACAAGTCGAAACTCAA GTCAATCGATTGCAAGCACTTTAACTTTGGTAATGGCAACTGCCCATTTGGAACTAGTTGTTTCTACAAG GCCACCTCCACGCAGGCCACCTCCATTCAGGCCACCTCCATCAAGATCCAATGTTGTGGATATGGATTCATTTATTGA
- the LOC102622382 gene encoding putative RING-type E3 ubiquitin transferase C3H69 isoform X5: MSKRVLCKFFAHGACLKGEHCEFSHDWKDPPNNICTYYQKGFCSYASRCRYEHVKPSRSESAASSSSSVSHPSRATSSGITKVPGVMPELSALSRPFLPPNKTAWNPESVCNDSLENDEVDEPRNLKPADRSICSFAAAGNCPRGEKCPHIHGDTCPTCGKQCLHPFRPEEREEHMKSCEKKQKHLEALRRSQEIECSVCLDRVLSKPTAAERKFGLLSECDHPFCISCIRNWRSSSPTSGMDVNTALRACPICRKLSYFVIPSVIWYYTPEEKQEIIDSYKSKLKSIDCKHFNFGNGNCPFGTSCFYKEFWSQLCMGVTLLLESGKCLYTVCQIHIHFHVCYIIRATSTQATSIQATSIKIQCCGYGFIY; encoded by the exons ATGTCCAAGAg GGTCCTTTGCAAGTTCTTTGCTCATGGAGCATGTCTGAAAGGCGAGCATTGTGAATTTTCACATGATTGGAAGGATCCACCAAATAAT ATATGCACTTATTATCAGAAAGGGTTCTGCTCTTATGCTAGTCGGTGCAGATATGAGCATGTCAAACCTTCTCGGTCAGAGTCGGCTGCTTCATCTTCCTCATCAGTTTCTCATCCTTCAAGAGCTACATCAAGTGGGATAACTAAAGTTCCAGGTGTCATGCCAGAGCTATCTGCACTGAGTAGACCTTTTCTTCCTCCTAATAAGACAGCATGGAATCCGGAGTCTGTGTGCAATGATTCTTTAGAGAATGATGAGGTTGACGAGCCCAGGAATCTAAAACCTGCTGACCGTTCTATCTGTTCATTTGCTGCTGCTGGTAATTGTCCTCGTGGGGAAAAATGTCCTCATATTCATGGAGACACATGCCCAACTTGTGGGAAGCAATGCTTGCATCCTTTCAGACctgaagaaagagaagagcATATGAAATCTTGtgagaaaaagcaaaagcaccTTGAAGCTCTAAGACGTAGCCAAGAAATTGAATGCAGTGTGTGTTTGGATCGTGTATTATCAAAGCCTACGGCAGCTGAACGAAAATTTGGGTTGCTATCTGAATGTGATCATCCATTCTGTATATCCTGTATCAGGAATTGGCGTAGTAGTTCTCCAACCTCTGGAATGGATGTCAATACTGCACTGAGGGCTTGTCCAATTTGCCGGAAGCTATCATATTTTGTAATTCCAAGTGTCATTTGGTATTACACACCAGAAGAAAAACAGGAAATTATTGATAGCTACAAGTCGAAACTCAA GTCAATCGATTGCAAGCACTTTAACTTTGGTAATGGCAACTGCCCATTTGGAACTAGTTGTTTCTACAAG GAGTTCTGGTCCCAGCTATGTATGGGAGTAACATTGCTGTTGGAGAGTGGGAAATGTCTATATACTGTATGTCAGATCCATATCCATTTCCACGTCTGCTATATAATAAGG GCCACCTCCACGCAGGCCACCTCCATTCAGGCCACCTCCATCAAGATCCAATGTTGTGGATATGGATTCATTTATTGA
- the LOC102622382 gene encoding putative RING-type E3 ubiquitin transferase C3H69 isoform X6: MSKRVLCKFFAHGACLKGEHCEFSHDWKDPPNNICTYYQKGFCSYASRCRYEHVKPSRSESAASSSSSVSHPSRATSSGITKVPGVMPELSALSRPFLPPNKTAWNPESVCNDSLENDEVDEPRNLKPADRSICSFAAAGNCPRGEKCPHIHGDTCPTCGKQCLHPFRPEEREEHMKSCEKKQKHLEALRRSQEIECSVCLDRVLSKPTAAERKFGLLSECDHPFCISCIRNWRSSSPTSGMDVNTALRACPICRKLSYFVIPSVIWYYTPEEKQEIIDSYKSKLKSIDCKHFNFGNGNCPFGTSCFYKEFWSQLCMGVTLLLESGKCLYTATSTQATSIQATSIKIQCCGYGFIY, translated from the exons ATGTCCAAGAg GGTCCTTTGCAAGTTCTTTGCTCATGGAGCATGTCTGAAAGGCGAGCATTGTGAATTTTCACATGATTGGAAGGATCCACCAAATAAT ATATGCACTTATTATCAGAAAGGGTTCTGCTCTTATGCTAGTCGGTGCAGATATGAGCATGTCAAACCTTCTCGGTCAGAGTCGGCTGCTTCATCTTCCTCATCAGTTTCTCATCCTTCAAGAGCTACATCAAGTGGGATAACTAAAGTTCCAGGTGTCATGCCAGAGCTATCTGCACTGAGTAGACCTTTTCTTCCTCCTAATAAGACAGCATGGAATCCGGAGTCTGTGTGCAATGATTCTTTAGAGAATGATGAGGTTGACGAGCCCAGGAATCTAAAACCTGCTGACCGTTCTATCTGTTCATTTGCTGCTGCTGGTAATTGTCCTCGTGGGGAAAAATGTCCTCATATTCATGGAGACACATGCCCAACTTGTGGGAAGCAATGCTTGCATCCTTTCAGACctgaagaaagagaagagcATATGAAATCTTGtgagaaaaagcaaaagcaccTTGAAGCTCTAAGACGTAGCCAAGAAATTGAATGCAGTGTGTGTTTGGATCGTGTATTATCAAAGCCTACGGCAGCTGAACGAAAATTTGGGTTGCTATCTGAATGTGATCATCCATTCTGTATATCCTGTATCAGGAATTGGCGTAGTAGTTCTCCAACCTCTGGAATGGATGTCAATACTGCACTGAGGGCTTGTCCAATTTGCCGGAAGCTATCATATTTTGTAATTCCAAGTGTCATTTGGTATTACACACCAGAAGAAAAACAGGAAATTATTGATAGCTACAAGTCGAAACTCAA GTCAATCGATTGCAAGCACTTTAACTTTGGTAATGGCAACTGCCCATTTGGAACTAGTTGTTTCTACAAG GAGTTCTGGTCCCAGCTATGTATGGGAGTAACATTGCTGTTGGAGAGTGGGAAATGTCTATATACT GCCACCTCCACGCAGGCCACCTCCATTCAGGCCACCTCCATCAAGATCCAATGTTGTGGATATGGATTCATTTATTGA
- the LOC102622382 gene encoding putative RING-type E3 ubiquitin transferase C3H69 isoform X9, giving the protein MSKRVLCKFFAHGACLKGEHCEFSHDWKDPPNNICTYYQKGFCSYASRCRYEHVKPSRSESAASSSSSVSHPSRATSSGITKVPGVMPELSALSRPFLPPNKTAWNPESVCNDSLENDEVDEPRNLKPADRSICSFAAAGNCPRGEKCPHIHGDTCPTCGKQCLHPFRPEEREEHMKSCEKKQKHLEALRRSQEIECSVCLDRVLSKPTAAERKFGLLSECDHPFCISCIRNWRSSSPTSGMDVNTALRACPICRKLSYFVIPSVIWYYTPEEKQEIIDSYKSKLKSIDCKHFNFGNGNCPFGTSCFYKVNAMVGF; this is encoded by the exons ATGTCCAAGAg GGTCCTTTGCAAGTTCTTTGCTCATGGAGCATGTCTGAAAGGCGAGCATTGTGAATTTTCACATGATTGGAAGGATCCACCAAATAAT ATATGCACTTATTATCAGAAAGGGTTCTGCTCTTATGCTAGTCGGTGCAGATATGAGCATGTCAAACCTTCTCGGTCAGAGTCGGCTGCTTCATCTTCCTCATCAGTTTCTCATCCTTCAAGAGCTACATCAAGTGGGATAACTAAAGTTCCAGGTGTCATGCCAGAGCTATCTGCACTGAGTAGACCTTTTCTTCCTCCTAATAAGACAGCATGGAATCCGGAGTCTGTGTGCAATGATTCTTTAGAGAATGATGAGGTTGACGAGCCCAGGAATCTAAAACCTGCTGACCGTTCTATCTGTTCATTTGCTGCTGCTGGTAATTGTCCTCGTGGGGAAAAATGTCCTCATATTCATGGAGACACATGCCCAACTTGTGGGAAGCAATGCTTGCATCCTTTCAGACctgaagaaagagaagagcATATGAAATCTTGtgagaaaaagcaaaagcaccTTGAAGCTCTAAGACGTAGCCAAGAAATTGAATGCAGTGTGTGTTTGGATCGTGTATTATCAAAGCCTACGGCAGCTGAACGAAAATTTGGGTTGCTATCTGAATGTGATCATCCATTCTGTATATCCTGTATCAGGAATTGGCGTAGTAGTTCTCCAACCTCTGGAATGGATGTCAATACTGCACTGAGGGCTTGTCCAATTTGCCGGAAGCTATCATATTTTGTAATTCCAAGTGTCATTTGGTATTACACACCAGAAGAAAAACAGGAAATTATTGATAGCTACAAGTCGAAACTCAA GTCAATCGATTGCAAGCACTTTAACTTTGGTAATGGCAACTGCCCATTTGGAACTAGTTGTTTCTACAAG GTGAATGCTATGGTAGGGTTTTAG